The window TTAGCATCTATGATGAAAGTTAATGCAACAGATGTTATTATTTCTTGTATGTCTTTAGGAATTATGGTTACTATGAACCAAAGATTAGATGCAGAAATATTAACTTTAGTAGCAGATGAGTTTGGATATAATGTGGAATTTGTTGGATTAGATTTAGAGGAAGCAGTCCAAGATGATAAAGATTTGGAAAAAAATTTACAACCTAGACCTCCAATTATTACTGTAATGGGACATGTCGATCATGGAAAAACATCTTTATTAGATCATATTAGAAAAACAAATGTAATTGCTGGGGAAGCTGGTGGTATTACTCAACATATAGCTGCTTACAGTGTAGCATGTTCAAATAAAGAAAGTATTACTTTTTTGGATACTCCAGGTCATGAAGCATTCACTGCTATGCGTGCAAGAGGGGCTCAAATAACAGATATTGCCATTATAGTTATTGCAGCGGATGATAAAGTTATGCCACAAACTAAAGAAGCTATTAGTCATGCTAAAGCAGCTAATGTTCCTATTATTTTTGTATTTAATAAAATGGATAAAATAAATGCAAATTCTGATAAAATTAGAGAACAATTAGCAAATTTAAATCTTTTAGTAGAGGAATGGGGAGGAAAATATACATCCCAAGAAATATCAGCAAAATTAGGAACTGGAGTCGATAAATTATTAGAAAAAGTTCTTTTGGTCGCTGAATTATTAGATTTAAAAGCAAATCCTAACAAACCTGCAATAGGAACAGTTATAGAAGCTTCTTTAGATAAAGGAAGAGGATATATTACGACTTTGCTGTTGCAAGGAGGAACATTAAAAGTTGGAGATTATGTATTAGCAGGAAGTAATCATGGAAAAGTAAAAAGTATTTTAGATGAACGAGGAAAATCTATTTCTTTAGCAGGGCCATCAAAACCTATTACTATATTAGGATTAAACGGAGCTCCTACTGCAGGAGATAAATTTAAAGTATTTAAAGATGAAAAAGAAGCAAAGCAACTTGCTTCCAGAAGAGAACAATTACAAAGAGAACAAAATATACGAGCTCAAAAACATCTTACATTAGATGAAATAGGAAGAAGAATAGCACTAGGAGATTTTAAAGAATTAAAAATAATTATTAAAGGAGATGTAGATGGTTCAGTAGAAGCTATTGCTGATGCTCTTCAAAAATTATCTACAAATACAATCATGATCAATATTATTTATAAAGGAGTTGGTCAAATAAAAGAATCTGATGTATTATTGGCAAGTGCTTCAGATGCGATTATAATAGGATTTAATGTACGTCCTAATATTGGAGCTAAAAATATAGAAAAAAAAGAAAATATAGAAATACGAACTTACTCTATTATATATGATGTCATTAATGATATTCAAGAAGCTATGGATGGGATGCTATCTCCTGAAATAAAAGAAAAAATTTTAGGAAATGCAGAAATAAGAGAAATTTTTAAAATACCAAAAACAGGAACTGTAGCTGGATGTATGGTTATAGAAGGAAAATTATCACGTCAAGCAAAAGTAAGATTAATTAGAGAAGGCATCGTGATCCATAATGGTGAATTTACTTCTCTTAAACGTTTTAAAGAAGATGTTAAAGAGGTTCATAAAGGATATGAATGTGGATTAGGAATAAAAAATTATCATAATCTAAAATCTGGAGACCTTGTAGAAGTTTATGAAGAGTTAGAAACAGTGAATAAAAGTTAATAACTATAATGTATAGAACACATAATTGCGGTGAATTGTGTAAAAAGGATATTGGAAAAGAAGTCATATTATCTGGATGGATTCAAAAAATAAGAAACTTAGGATCACTATTTTTTATAGATATTCGAGATTATTTTGGAATTACACAACTTATTTTTCCAAAAGAAAGGGTAAATATTTCCTTAGGTAAGGAATTTTTAATTAAAGTTATAGGGAAAGTAGTAGAAAGATTATCTAAAAATTACAATATTTATACAGGAGAAATAGAAATTTTAGTTTCTCATCTAGAAATATTAAATTATTCTTCCCCTATTCCTTTTTCTATAGAAAATAAAACAGATGGAAATGAGGAAATTAGAATGAGATATAGATATCTTGATTTAAGAAGAAATCCTATTAAAAATAATTTGATTCTTCGTCATGATATTGCTTTGGAAACACGAAATTTTCTTTCTAAGAATGGTTTTTTAGAAATCGAAACTCCTATATTGATAAATGAAACTCCAGAAGGGGCTAGAAGTTTTGTTGTTCCATCTAGAACACACGTTGGAAAATTTTATGCATTATCTCAATCTCCTCAACTATTTAAACAATTATTGATGATAGGTGGAATAGATAAATATTTTCAAATAGTAAAATGTTTTAGGGATGAAGATGCTCGTTCTGATAGACAAATAGAATTTACACAAATAGATTGTGAAATGTCTTTTGTAGAAGTGAATGACGTCTTAATTTTTTTTGAACATTTTGTAAAACATTTATTTAAAAAAATGAAGAATATTCAATTAGATCCTTTTCCTTGTATTTCCTATTATGATGCCATTAAAATGTATGGGACAGATAGTCCTGATATTCGTTTCGACATGTCATTTATAGAATTGAATGATTTAGTTCAAAAAAAAAATATCAATTTTTTAAAGGAGCAAGAATTGGTAATAGGGATAAAAGTAACAAAATGTAATAATATTCATGATAAAATTAATTTTTTTTTAAAAAAAATAAAGAATAAAAATTTTTTATGGATTCAATATTTACTGGATAAAACTTTTCTTTATTCTAAACAAAATTTTATGAATAAGGAATTTTTAAAAATTCTTGTAAAACGTTTTCAAGCTAAACCTGGTGATTTATTATTTATTTCTTTCGGAAAAAAAAGAAAAACAAGAGAAATACTTGGAAAAATACGTTTAGAAATAGCTCATTATTTAAATTTAATCAATTATAAAATTTTTAAACCCTTATGGATTATAGATTTACCTCTTTTTGAATGGGAAGAAAAATTTAAAAGGTATAAGGCTGTACATCATCCATTTACTAGTCCAAAAGAAGAAGATATTCATTTATTGGAAAAATCTCCAGAACATATTCGTTCTAAATCTTACGATTTAATTATAAATGGAATAGAAATTGGAGGTGGATCTATACGCATTCATAATAAAAATATACAAAATATAATTTTTAAACATTTAGGACTTTCTACAAAAGAAATAGAATCTAAATTCGGATTTTTTATCAAAGCTTTTGAATATGGTACTCCACCTCATGGAGGAATAGCTTTTGGTTTAGATAGATTTATGAATCTTTTGGAAGGAAATGATAATATAAAAAATTTCATAGCTTTTCCAAAAAATAATTATGGACAAGACATGATGATAAATGCCCCATCTTTTTTAAAAGATGAAAAATTAAAAGAATTACATTTGCGTTAAATTATTTTTATATCGTAAACAAGATTGTTTATATACAAAAATAGCTTCTTTTTGATTTTTCCAATTTCCTATTTTAACTTTTTTGTTTTCTAGATCTTTATAGACCGAAAAAAAATGTTCAATCTCTTTTTTAGTATGTAATGCTATCTCATCAATACTGTTTATTGTATTATAATTAGGATCAGCAATAGGAACGCAAATAATTTTTTCATCTTCTCCTTTTTCATCTATCATAAAAAAAATACCGATAGGTTTTACTTTTATTAAACAACCTGGAATTGTAGGTTCAGTCAAAAATACTAATACATCTAATGGATCTCCATCCATAGAAAGTGTTTTTGGAATAAAACCATAATCCGTTGGATAGCTCATAGGAGAGTATAAAACTCTATCTAATCTCATTCTATTATTTTTTTTATCAAATTCATATTTATTTCTACTTCCTTTTGGAATTTCAATAAATGCATCAAAATTTATTTTCATATTTTATAATTTTTATATTTTTGTATAACAGTTAAATTCTTCTAAATATAAAGCTACTTTTTTTGCGAAACCTCCACCTAAAACTCCATCTATTACACGATGATCATAAGAGTGGGATAAATAAATTTTGTGTCTTATGCCTATTAAGTCTCCATTTTGAGTTTCTATGATAGATAATTTTTTTTGTATTAACCCTATAGCCATAATAGCAACTTGTGGTTGATGTATAATAGGAGTTCCAAAAAGATTTCCAAAACTACCTATATTGCTAATAGTATAGGTTCCTCCTTGAGTTTCTTCAGGTTTTAATTTATTAGATTTTGCTCTTTTTATTAAATCATTAATAATTTTTATTAATCCTACTAAATTGTAAGAATCTGCATGTTTTATTACAGGAACAATTAAATTACCATTTGGTAAAGCTGTCGCTAATCCTATATGAATATTTTTTTTTTTGATTATATTCGTTCCATTAACAGATATATTAATCATAGGAAGATCCTTTATCGCTTTTACTACGCATTCTACAAAAACGGACATTAAAGTCAATTTTTCTCCCGTCTTTTTTTGAAAAGAATCTTTCATTTTTTCTCGCCATTTTATAATATTTGTTACATCCGCTTCAACAAAAGAAGTCACATGCGCAGATATATTTTTGCTAATCATCATATGTTCTGCAGTTAGTTTACGGATTCTATCCATTTTTTCTACAACTTCTTCGTTTTTTTTATTCTTATTTTTATTGCATGATAAAAAAATATTATCATATTTAGGTATAACAATTTTATTTTTTTTTATATGAATATATTTCAATATATCTTTTTTAGTAACACGTCCCCTTTCTCCAGTTCCTTCTATTGAATCCAATTCATAGTAATTAATTCCTTCTATATTAGCTATATTACGGACAAGAGGAGAATAAAAACGTTTATTATTTTCTTCTTTTTTTTCTATAGAAATATTTTTTTCCTCTATAGGAAATATTTTTAATTTTTCTTCCGTTTCTAAAATAGCTATTGAGCTTCCTACTTTAGCTATTTCATTAGGAAAAAATAATTTCTTTTTTAATATTCCATTTACTGGGGAAGAAATTTCAGAATCTACTTTATCCGTAGCTATTTCTACTAAAAGTTCTTCTTTTTTTATAAAATCTCCCTCTTCTTTTAACCAACGAATGATAGTAGCCTCAGCTATACTTTCACCCATGGCTGGAAGGGTCAAATTATACTCGGACATCTAGATAAATCGTTTATATTTGCAGATACAAATAAGATTTTTCTATATAATATAAATACTTATAAAATCAAAAATAATAAATTCATTTTAAAAAATGAAAATTCTTTCTTTAAATCAAATCAGAAAAGTAGATCAATACTGTATTGATTACGAATCTATTTCTTCTATAGAATTAATGGAAAGAGCATCTAAAAGGTGTTTTGATTGGATAATCAATAGTAAATGTTTTCAAGTTCTAAAAGAACCATTTATAATATTAGCAGGAAATGGAAATAATGGTGGAGATGGCCTTTCTTTAGCTAAAATGTTATATTTATACGGAGCAAAAGTTTCTGTATATGTAGTTAATATTTCTAATCACTGTTCAAATGAATTTTTAATAAATAAAAATAAAATATTAAGATATAGAATAGCATTTAAAACTATTGATGAAGGTCAAGAATTCCCATCTTTAGATAATAATAGTTATCTTATTGATGCTATTTTCGGAATAGGATTTAATCGTTCCATAAATAAATATTGGAAATTTTTTTTTAATTATATTAATGAAAAAAAATTTAAATCTGTGATATCTATAGACATTCCTTCTGGACTTTTTATAGAAAAAAATCATAAAAATTTTGAAGGAATAATAAAGGCTACTCATACTTTAACTTTTGAAGTTCCAAAATTACCTTTTTTTTTCCCTAGTTATTCCGATTATGTTGGAAAATGGCGTATTTTAAATATTGGATGGAAAAAACATTTTTTTAATAAAATACATACTAAAAATTTTTATATAGATAATGCATATATTCATACTATATATAAGAGAAAAAGAAAAAAATTTTCTCATAAAGGAAATTATGGACATGGAATTATTATAGGAGGAAGTTATGGAATGATGGGATCTGTTATACTTTCCGCAAAAGCAAGTTTTCGTGCTGGAATAGGAAAATTAAGTATATATGTACCATCTTGTGGATATAAAATTATACAAAAATCTATACCAGAAGCAATTGTAAAAACAGATATAAATAAATATTGTATTGGAAATATTATGATTTCTACTCCTACTGATATCAATGCAATAGGAATAGGTATGGGAATAGGAGAGCATCCAAAAACTGCATATGCTTTAGAATCTTTTTTATTAAAAAATAAAAAAATACCTATGATTATTGATGCAGATGCCATAAATATATTATCAAATAATCTATATTTATTGGATCTTCTTCCAAAAGAAACTATTCTTACTCCACATCCAAAAGAATTTTATAGATTATGTGGGGCATGGAAAAATGATTATCAAAAATTGAATATTTTAAAAAAAATGTCTAAAAAATATAAAATATTTATTGTATTAAAAGGTTCTCATACCGTAATTTCTACTCCTTATGGAAATTTATATTTTAATAGCACTGGAAATCCAGGAATGGCAACAGCTGGTAGTGGAGATGTTTTAACTGGTATGATTATGAGTTTATTATCTCAAAAATATTCTCCAAAAGAAGCATGTATTATGGGAGTTTATTTACATGGATTATCAGGAGATATAGTATCCAAAAAATCAAGCGAAGAATCGATCATTTCTCATGATATTATTAACCATATAGGAACAGCTTATCAGAAAATAAAAATTTAAAATTTATATTTTTTTGATGATGTATATCTTATATATTACAGTGTATAATAAGATTATTATTGTTGTTAACAAACTTATTTTAGCAATAAAATCCCCATGTTTGATATAAAAAGTTTTCTTTTTATTGAGATATATTCTATTGTACAAAATTCCTTCTATTCCATATGGAATAGAAGATATTATTTCTCCTTTTTCGTTTATACAACAAGAAATTCCTGTATTGGCAGATCTAGCTATGTATTTTCTATTTTCAATAGCTCTTAAACGTGCATAAAACATATGTTGTTTATGTCCCTCTGATGATCCCCACCATCCATCATTGGTAATAATAACCATCAATTCAGCATTTTTTTTAAAAAAATTAGAAACGTATTCTCCAAATACAGATTCATAACAGATAATAGGTGCTATTTTTATTCCTAAATAAGGATGTTTAAAAACAGAAGGATAATCTTGTTTACCAAGTTCCATTACAGTTCCTCCAAAATTAAGTAAAATATTTCCTAATATAGGAAAGAAAATTTTTTTATAAGGAAAAGTTTCTACTGCTGGGACTAATTTAGATTTATGATGATACTCTATATTTTCATTAGTTCCTATTTGAATAACTGAATTAAAAATATCTACCCATTTTGTATTGTTAGGAACAGTAGTTTTACTATTATTTTTTTTATACAATGTATATAACTCCATACCTGTAATAAATACAGTATTTGGTGATTTTTTTTTTAAATAATCTATAAATACAGAGATAATTCTATTTTTACTTATATTTTTTGTTGATATTTTATTTCCATTTCCGGGAAATGTAGTTTCAGGAGCTATTATTATGATGGATTTTTTAGATATTTTTTTATCTATTAATTTTTTTAATTTTAAAATTAGTTTATTTGTTGAAATTTTATATTTTTGATAATATGGATCAATATTAGGTTGTAAAATTAATGTATCTACATATTTTTCATATTTTTTACATTCATATTTTATATATATAATATTTGAAACAAAAATCAAAAAAAAAATTTGAGCTATATTAAAAAAAATTTTTTTATAAAAGAAAACTATATTTTTATTTTTTTTATATTCTAAAATAGATTCTATAAATACAATATTTACGATCCATATCCATATAGATCCTCCTAAAGTTCCAGTATATTCATACCATTGAATCCATTCTATATGATTAGAAAAACCATTTCCTAAATTTAACCATGGCCAAGATAATTCCCATTCTAAATGCATTTTTTCAAATAAAATCCACAAACAAACTAAAAATACGTACCCTATTTTTTTACTTTTTGTATATTTTTTTATACACGAATAACAAGTAAAAACAGTTGACATAAAGAAAGAATTAATCAATATAGGAATTAAATAAGCTTCTATAGCAAAAATTCCATTAGTTCTTTTTGCATAGGATAACCACGATGTAGAAATAGCATTCCATGTTAAAAAAGTAATAAAAGAAAAAATAAAAATGTAAAAAAAAGAATGATTTAAGCAATCTTCTATATATAATAAAGGAATAAAAGCTATAAATAAAAATATAGGATTCCCGCTCGTAGGCCAACCAAATACCAATAAAATACCTGAAAAAATACTATATAAAAAAAATTGAATTTTGTTTTTTTGTATCAAAATTGATTAAAAAAATGGAGCTGGCGGGATTCGAACCCGCGTCCAAACAAGTAGTCTAAAAGATTTCTACATACTTATCCAAAAAATATTTTTATCCGTATTTATTCAATTTTTGGATATTGAATAAAAACTTAGATTCAAAATATAGTTTTTAGAAAACTTAAGAATCATCTGTTTTCTTATCCTTAATATTTTTAGTATCTCTAAATCAGAAATTATAAGGATAAATCTCTGAGAGATATTTTGCTTCTGCGTTATTTTTGCAGATTAAGCTATAATGAATTTTACATTAAGCAGCAAAAGCGTACTGTTTTTCGCCGTTTATAATTTGTAACGCTTGATTAACGTGAATAACCTTACGTAACACGGTATGCTTTCTTTTATAACTAATCTTTGCTGTCAAATCCAAAATCAGCCCCTATACTTATGAAGATTAATTTAATTAAAATTTTTGAATTTATAAAAAATTGATCAATATTTAAATCAAACTAATTTTATCTGATGCATCTATTCTGATAAATAAAAATAATAAAATAGTGAAAGACCAAAGAGATGACCCTCCATAACTGAAAAAAGGGAGAACAATTCCTATTGTTGGGAAAAGCCCCATAACCATTCCTAAATTAATGATAAGATGAGTAAAAATCATATTTCCAACTGAATATCCGAAAATTCTTCCAAAAATATTTTTTTGTCTTTCAGATAAAAAATAAATACGACTAATAAATAATAAATAAAATATAATAAAAATAACACTTCCCATAAAACCCCATTCTTCTCCTACAGTACAAAAAATATAATCGGTATGCTGTTCAGGTACAAATTTTCCTTTTGTAACAGTTCCTTTTTGATATCCCTTTCCAAAAAATTTTCCAGAACCAATAGCTGTTTTTGAATATAATAGATTATATCCTACATTATCTCTATATTTTTTATCAAACTCATTCTGAAATATAATATTAATTCTATCTTTATGATGTTTTTTAAAAAATTTTTGAAAAAAAAATGGAGAAAAAATAGAAAAAATAGAAAAACTTATAAATAAAAATAGATAAAAAAATAAATCAATAAATGATGCACTTTTTTTGTAAAAAAAAATAAAAATGAAAATAATTAACAAAAACAATATGATAATACAAGGGGAAATATTTAGTGAAAGAATAAATAAAAAAATAGAAAATAAAAAGTAAAATATAAAAAAAATAGATAACCCTTCTCTATATAAAGTTAAAATAAAAGAAAAAAATACGATAGCAGAACCTGGATCTGGTTGTAAAAATATTAAAAAAATAGGGATTATCAATATAATAGATGTATATAATAATATTTTTTTATTATTTATATTATTATGACTCATAAAATGTGCGATCATCAAAGATGTTGATATTTTTGATAATTCGGAAGGTTGAAAACTAATAAAACCAAAAACATACCAAGATTTTGATCCATTCACATTTTTACCAAAAAAAAATACACCTATTAAAAGAAGTAACGTTAATAAAAAGAAAAAAGGAGTAAAATATTTGTAGTGAATTGGTTTAAACGAAAAAACAATAAATATAAAAATAAAACTTAATAAAATCCATATGAATTGTTTTTCTGCTTTTTCAGGAGAAACAGAATACAAATTCATACATCCAAAAAAAATCATAAAAATATAAATTATTACAATTAACCAGTCTATATTTCTTAATAATATTTTATTTCTTTTTATCAATAGAATTTTTTGTATAATAATTAGTTAATTTTTTCATTTTTGCTATAGTATCGTATACTTTTTGTAATCCTGAAGTCATAATTTTTTTTTCAAGATTTTTTCTATTCACATTATTTTTTATATATTTTTCTGCAATAAGACTAGCGATTGGACCAGCCCAACGAGATCCAAAACCCCCGTTTTCTATTATAACAGAAATAGCAATTTTAGGGTTTTCTACTGGAGCAAATAATATAAAAATAGAATGATCAGGTAAGGAAACTATTTTATTATTTTTAATTTTAATAAAATTTTGAGCTGTTCCTGTTTTTCCAGCCATTCTAATCTCAGATGATTTAAAACTTTTTCCTGTTCCAATTATAAAAACTTTTTCCATTCCATTAATAATAAAATCAAAATATTTACTTTTTACTTTAGTAAATTTAGCTTTAGTATAATTTGGATTGGATATAGGTTGATGATTTATACGTTTTACAATATGTGGAGTATAGAAAAATCCTTTGTTTGCTATAGCACAAACCATATTAGCTAATTGTATAGGAGTTACATTAATCTCACCTTGACCAATACTATTGGAAATAATAGTAATAGCATTCCATTTTGTTGTACCATATTTTTTATTATAATAATCTCCAGAAGGAATAACTCCTTTTTCTCCAGTAGCTAAATCATTATACAAATAATTTCCAAAACCAAAACTTTTGATAATATCACTCCATTCATTAACTCCTTTTGTCAAATTTTTAGGATATTTTTCAATAACACGTTTATAAACTTGTGCAAAATAATTATTACAAGAAACAGCAACAGCCGTTTCTATACCTATAGGAAATCCATGAAGACCAGAATGGCAATGAATTCTTTTTTTTCCATATTTAAACCCCTTGTAACATATAAAAGTAGTATTAGTGTCTACTACTCCCATTTGAAGTCCTGCTAATTCTGTTAGTAATTTAAATGGAGAAGCTGGAGGATAACGAGCTTGTGTAGTTCTATCAAATAAAGGATTATCTATCGTATTTTTCATTAATTTTTTAAATTCTTTAGATCTATTTATTCCTACAAATAGATTAGGATTATTAATAGGACTGGATACTAAAGATAAAATCTCTCCATTTTTAGGATTTATAACAACTATTCCTCCTTTTTTTTGATACATGAGCTGTTCTGCGTAATTTTGTAAATTCCAGTCGATCGTTAAAGAAATGTCATTTCCACTGATAGCTTTTATATTATTTTTTTTATTATTATAAGTACCTGTTATACATCCTTTTCTATTTCTTAACCAATATTTTACTCCTTTTTTTCCTCTCAATATTTTTTCATAAGATTTTTCTACTCCAGCCCAACCTATAAAATCTCCCATTTGATAATAATTAGATTCTTTTTTAATATCTTTTTGGGTAACTTCTCCTATATAACCTAAAACATTAGCAGAACTTTCAACTTTATAATCTCTCAGAGAGCGTTTAGTCCAATCAAATCCTTTAAACTTATAAAGTTTTTCTTGTATAGGAGCGAATTTTTCCTTTGATATAAAAGGAAGAAAAACTGATGGTAAATATTTAGAAAAAGCTTTTGCTTTTTCTAAATTTTTAAAAAAAGTATTTTTTTTAATTCCTACAAGATTACAAAATTCTATAATATTAAAATGTTCATCAATAAGAATTGGAATAATTATTAATTCATAAATAGATTTATTAAAAACTAATAAATTTTCATTTCTATCAAAAATAGATCCTCTTTCAGGAATAATTATTTCTTGTTTAATAGAAGTATTAAAAGCGTTAAGAATATACTTATCCGTATATATTTGTATATAAAATAATCTTATTATAAAAATCAGACCTATAAAACTTAACAAAATGTAAAATTTATATAATTTTTTCAATGTTTAATTTTTATTAAATTTTCTGAAAAAAAAATATATAATACATAAAATAGTTGTAAAACTACTGCTAAATATTGTTTTTAATAAAAAAATTATACTAAAAGTAGTTCCCTTCAATATTTCTAATATTAATAAAGAAAAATGATGTGTAAAAACCAATGAAAATATATAAAATGTTTTTCTAATAAAAGGTAATTCGTAAATTGAAAAATCATTTCTATTTATGAAATTTTTTCCATCAAAAAATTGTAAAAAATTCGTTCTTAAAAAAGCAGATAAAGTAGCAGAAAAAGCATGAATACCTCCTGTATTTAGACAATGATCGATAATATAACCAATAAAAAAAGATAAAAATAAAAACAAAAATTTATTACCATTATATGGATATACTAATATAAAAAGTATATATATATAAGAATAACATCTTAAAATTAAAAATAAAGGATTAAATATTGATATTTGAATCAAACAAAGAAAAATAATATAAAATACAGAAACAAAAAAACTTTTGATCAAATTCATTATTTATTTTCAACTTTATAAAGTTGAACATCATTCCATTCTTTTTTGAATAAATTTTTTACAACATAAGCGTTTTCTATAGTAGAAAAATTAGCCATTAATTTTACTTTTATGATATAATTAGCATGTTCCTCATCAAATTTATAAGAAGAGACTTTTCCAATTAGAATTCCTTCAGGAAAAGTAGCCGATTTCCCATCTGTTTCCACTATATCTCCTTTATGTATAGTGGAATGTCTAGGTATATCATACAAAACGACATATTCATGATCCAATCCATCCCAACTTAGAGTTCCGAAATATTTATTTTTTTTTAATCTAGCATTTACTTTAATTTTAGGATTTAAAATAGAAATGGCTATGCTAAAATGTGGAGAAGTTTTAATAATAATTCCTGCAATTCCATCGGATAATATAATTCCCATATCAGGTCTAATTCCGTCTATACTTCCTTTATTTATAGTTAAATAATTTTCTTGTTCATAAATGCTATTATTTATAATTTGTACCGGAGTAAAAGTGTACTGTTGTAAATAGTTTACATCTTCTTCTTTAAAATCTTTATAAATTTTTTTTATTTTAGAAGAAATGAGTGCATTACGTAGTTTATTATTCTCATTTAAAAGTTTTTTATTTTCAATTTCTAATAAAAAATAACTACGAAATTTATAAATAGTTTCATAAATTTTTCCAATCATAAAATTGGAAGATCCTGCATAAATATATTGGTTAAATTTTGAATTGGAAAAAGAAAGAAAAATAGCGATATATTCTAATAAAATAAAGAAAATAAAAAAACGCCATTTTAAAAAAAAATTAAGAAACTCACGCATAAATTATTTCCCCTTTTCCCTATTTCATTAAAAATGTAAATTTTTCAATATTTTTCAATGCTACTCCAGTTCCTTTAACCACAGCTCTCAAAGGGTCTTCTACTAAAGAAACGGAAAGTCCTGTTTTTTTCGATATTCTTTTATCTAATCCTCTTAAAAGAGCTCCTCCTCCAGCCATATATATTCCTGTTTTATAAATATCTGCTGCAAGTTCTGGTGGAGTTTTAGAAAGGGTTTCCATCACGGCATCTTCAATTCTTAAAATAGATTTATCAAGAGCTGGAATGGTTTCTTTATAAGAAAAATTCATTTCTTTTGGTTTTCCTGTAGATATATCTCTACCTTGTATATGAATATTATCAGGAGGGATATCAAGGGCTTCTATAGCAGATCCTATATCTATTTTTATTTTTTCTGCAGTTCTTTCTCCAATATAAAAATTGTATTTAGATCTAAGGAAATAAGCTA of the Blattabacterium cuenoti genome contains:
- the mrdA gene encoding penicillin-binding protein 2 is translated as MKKLYKFYILLSFIGLIFIIRLFYIQIYTDKYILNAFNTSIKQEIIIPERGSIFDRNENLLVFNKSIYELIIIPILIDEHFNIIEFCNLVGIKKNTFFKNLEKAKAFSKYLPSVFLPFISKEKFAPIQEKLYKFKGFDWTKRSLRDYKVESSANVLGYIGEVTQKDIKKESNYYQMGDFIGWAGVEKSYEKILRGKKGVKYWLRNRKGCITGTYNNKKNNIKAISGNDISLTIDWNLQNYAEQLMYQKKGGIVVINPKNGEILSLVSSPINNPNLFVGINRSKEFKKLMKNTIDNPLFDRTTQARYPPASPFKLLTELAGLQMGVVDTNTTFICYKGFKYGKKRIHCHSGLHGFPIGIETAVAVSCNNYFAQVYKRVIEKYPKNLTKGVNEWSDIIKSFGFGNYLYNDLATGEKGVIPSGDYYNKKYGTTKWNAITIISNSIGQGEINVTPIQLANMVCAIANKGFFYTPHIVKRINHQPISNPNYTKAKFTKVKSKYFDFIINGMEKVFIIGTGKSFKSSEIRMAGKTGTAQNFIKIKNNKIVSLPDHSIFILFAPVENPKIAISVIIENGGFGSRWAGPIASLIAEKYIKNNVNRKNLEKKIMTSGLQKVYDTIAKMKKLTNYYTKNSIDKKK
- a CDS encoding NAD(P)H-hydrate dehydratase; this encodes MKILSLNQIRKVDQYCIDYESISSIELMERASKRCFDWIINSKCFQVLKEPFIILAGNGNNGGDGLSLAKMLYLYGAKVSVYVVNISNHCSNEFLINKNKILRYRIAFKTIDEGQEFPSLDNNSYLIDAIFGIGFNRSINKYWKFFFNYINEKKFKSVISIDIPSGLFIEKNHKNFEGIIKATHTLTFEVPKLPFFFPSYSDYVGKWRILNIGWKKHFFNKIHTKNFYIDNAYIHTIYKRKRKKFSHKGNYGHGIIIGGSYGMMGSVILSAKASFRAGIGKLSIYVPSCGYKIIQKSIPEAIVKTDINKYCIGNIMISTPTDINAIGIGMGIGEHPKTAYALESFLLKNKKIPMIIDADAINILSNNLYLLDLLPKETILTPHPKEFYRLCGAWKNDYQKLNILKKMSKKYKIFIVLKGSHTVISTPYGNLYFNSTGNPGMATAGSGDVLTGMIMSLLSQKYSPKEACIMGVYLHGLSGDIVSKKSSEESIISHDIINHIGTAYQKIKI
- the lnt gene encoding apolipoprotein N-acyltransferase, coding for MIQKNKIQFFLYSIFSGILLVFGWPTSGNPIFLFIAFIPLLYIEDCLNHSFFYIFIFSFITFLTWNAISTSWLSYAKRTNGIFAIEAYLIPILINSFFMSTVFTCYSCIKKYTKSKKIGYVFLVCLWILFEKMHLEWELSWPWLNLGNGFSNHIEWIQWYEYTGTLGGSIWIWIVNIVFIESILEYKKNKNIVFFYKKIFFNIAQIFFLIFVSNIIYIKYECKKYEKYVDTLILQPNIDPYYQKYKISTNKLILKLKKLIDKKISKKSIIIIAPETTFPGNGNKISTKNISKNRIISVFIDYLKKKSPNTVFITGMELYTLYKKNNSKTTVPNNTKWVDIFNSVIQIGTNENIEYHHKSKLVPAVETFPYKKIFFPILGNILLNFGGTVMELGKQDYPSVFKHPYLGIKIAPIICYESVFGEYVSNFFKKNAELMVIITNDGWWGSSEGHKQHMFYARLRAIENRKYIARSANTGISCCINEKGEIISSIPYGIEGILYNRIYLNKKKTFYIKHGDFIAKISLLTTIIILLYTVIYKIYIIKKI
- the rodA gene encoding rod shape-determining protein RodA, which produces MIKRNKILLRNIDWLIVIIYIFMIFFGCMNLYSVSPEKAEKQFIWILLSFIFIFIVFSFKPIHYKYFTPFFFLLTLLLLIGVFFFGKNVNGSKSWYVFGFISFQPSELSKISTSLMIAHFMSHNNINNKKILLYTSIILIIPIFLIFLQPDPGSAIVFFSFILTLYREGLSIFFIFYFLFSIFLFILSLNISPCIIILFLLIIFIFIFFYKKSASFIDLFFYLFLFISFSIFSIFSPFFFQKFFKKHHKDRINIIFQNEFDKKYRDNVGYNLLYSKTAIGSGKFFGKGYQKGTVTKGKFVPEQHTDYIFCTVGEEWGFMGSVIFIIFYLLFISRIYFLSERQKNIFGRIFGYSVGNMIFTHLIINLGMVMGLFPTIGIVLPFFSYGGSSLWSFTILLFLFIRIDASDKISLI